The following coding sequences are from one Lysinibacillus sp. FSL W8-0992 window:
- a CDS encoding NAD-dependent epimerase/dehydratase family protein codes for MNVLVTGGYGFIGSAVARRFFEEGANIYIIDNLSTGHLRNIDFEHKSYLLNVEDEVCEHFFKEVAFDVVIHCAAQTSVQLSIQEPMKDILTNIVGLSQMLFYSSKYKVKHFVFASSAAVYGNSHYPPLEETDVSEPVSMYGLNKSIGETYCEKWQRDYHLPTLIYRFANVFGPRQRMQGEAAVIPSMLKSSLEGRPFTIYGDGEQTRDFIYVDDIADAIYAGVEARLQGIYNVSTNEAWSLHQVILLLQHLNHPLEIQYAPAREGDIEHSFLNNEKLANAIGWKPKNSFAEGIERTIQALQKEKIVEI; via the coding sequence ATGAATGTATTAGTGACAGGTGGCTATGGGTTTATTGGCAGTGCAGTGGCGAGGCGATTTTTCGAGGAAGGCGCCAATATTTATATAATTGATAATTTAAGTACAGGACATCTCCGAAATATTGATTTTGAGCATAAATCTTACTTATTAAATGTTGAAGATGAGGTTTGTGAGCATTTCTTTAAAGAAGTGGCTTTTGATGTAGTAATTCATTGTGCAGCGCAAACGAGTGTTCAACTTTCGATACAGGAGCCAATGAAGGATATATTGACAAATATTGTAGGGCTAAGCCAAATGCTCTTTTATTCATCAAAATACAAGGTGAAACATTTTGTTTTCGCCTCTTCTGCTGCGGTGTATGGTAATAGCCACTATCCACCGCTTGAGGAAACAGATGTTAGTGAGCCTGTTTCGATGTATGGACTAAATAAAAGCATTGGTGAAACATATTGTGAAAAGTGGCAACGTGATTATCATTTGCCGACGCTAATTTACCGTTTTGCGAATGTTTTCGGTCCGAGACAACGTATGCAAGGGGAGGCCGCTGTCATCCCTAGTATGTTGAAAAGTAGTCTTGAAGGTAGACCTTTTACTATTTATGGCGACGGTGAACAGACGCGTGATTTCATCTACGTAGATGATATTGCAGATGCCATTTATGCTGGAGTAGAAGCTAGACTTCAAGGTATATACAATGTTTCAACGAATGAAGCATGGTCACTGCACCAAGTTATATTATTATTACAACATTTAAATCATCCATTAGAGATTCAATATGCCCCTGCAAGAGAAGGGGATATTGAGCATTCATTTTTAAATAATGAAAAGCTTGCCAATGCGATTGGATGGAAGCCGAAGAATTCTTTTGCAGAGGGCATCGAGCGAACTATTCAAGCACTACAGAAAGAGAAGATTGTAGAAATTTAA
- a CDS encoding YceI family protein encodes MAKWNIDLGHSAINFQVKHMMVSKVKGVFDSYSADIEAADLADLTTANISITIDAASINTRSEDRDNHLKAGDFFDTENYPNITFKSTSITKKSGDEYALTGDLTIKDVTKSVTFNTEFNGKGTNPWGQEVYGFEAETTINREEFGLTWNAALETGGVLVGKDIKISVELEVNPA; translated from the coding sequence ATGGCAAAATGGAATATCGATTTAGGACACTCAGCAATTAACTTTCAAGTAAAACACATGATGGTATCAAAAGTAAAAGGTGTGTTTGATTCTTATTCAGCTGATATTGAAGCAGCAGATCTTGCAGATTTAACTACAGCAAACATTAGCATTACAATCGATGCAGCAAGCATTAACACACGTAGCGAAGATCGCGATAATCACTTAAAAGCAGGTGATTTCTTTGATACAGAAAATTACCCAAATATTACTTTTAAATCAACTAGCATTACAAAAAAATCAGGCGATGAATATGCATTAACTGGTGATTTAACAATTAAAGATGTTACGAAATCAGTTACATTTAATACTGAATTTAACGGTAAAGGTACTAACCCATGGGGTCAGGAAGTATATGGTTTCGAGGCAGAAACGACAATTAACCGTGAAGAGTTCGGTTTAACTTGGAATGCAGCTTTAGAAACTGGTGGAGTACTTGTAGGTAAAGATATTAAAATTTCAGTTGAACTAGAAGTAAACCCTGCTTAA
- the srtB gene encoding class B sortase, which translates to MKKWKTNLLTVLYLAIFLYAGFALVKYVYTYYESSKSLKEVQTIYAETLATIQKEVVDEEISDAEIKSKYTIRPQFHDLLAVNDRIVGWISVDNTKLNNPILHADNNEFYLNHNYKDRESRAGSVFMDYRNDTLDISRNTILYGHAMKDGTMFGSLKNYLNQDYANAHPTIYLDTLYEGYDVEVFAAYETTIDFYYIETEFKTDEEFIQFIGEVQKRSTIDMNVDVGSDDKIITLSTCKDSVISDDHRFVVQGKLVKR; encoded by the coding sequence ATGAAAAAATGGAAAACTAATCTATTAACAGTTTTATATTTGGCTATATTTTTATATGCTGGCTTTGCACTTGTAAAGTACGTCTACACGTACTATGAGTCATCAAAATCATTAAAAGAAGTACAAACGATTTATGCTGAAACGTTGGCAACGATTCAAAAAGAAGTAGTTGATGAAGAAATATCGGATGCTGAAATAAAATCAAAATATACGATAAGACCTCAATTTCATGATTTACTAGCTGTAAATGATCGCATTGTTGGTTGGATTTCTGTAGATAATACAAAGCTCAACAATCCAATTTTACATGCGGATAATAATGAATTTTATTTGAACCATAATTATAAAGATCGGGAAAGTCGTGCAGGCAGTGTTTTTATGGATTATCGTAATGACACGCTCGATATAAGTCGGAATACCATTTTGTACGGTCATGCCATGAAAGATGGGACAATGTTTGGTAGTTTGAAAAATTACTTGAATCAGGATTATGCCAATGCACATCCTACAATTTATTTGGATACATTATATGAAGGTTATGATGTTGAAGTATTTGCAGCTTATGAAACAACTATTGATTTTTATTATATTGAAACAGAATTTAAAACGGATGAGGAATTTATTCAGTTTATTGGAGAAGTTCAAAAGCGTTCTACAATTGATATGAATGTAGATGTAGGATCAGATGATAAAATTATTACACTTTCTACGTGCAAAGATTCCGTAATAAGTGATGACCATCGATTTGTTGTTCAAGGGAAATTAGTAAAGCGATAA
- a CDS encoding ABC transporter ATP-binding protein: MEMHDIIVSHDNTRNHLDGVSTRIRKGKITTIIGPNGCGKSTLLSVMSRNNMPKSGNVSLENKDLVHYKQKEFAKKLAIVYQQNEVPKDLTIEKLVSFGRLPHNTMLKRNHEEDEKAIDWALACTNLLEKRKNDLEALSGGERQRVWIAMALAQQSEILCLDEPTTYLDIYYQMELLELVKSLNEEHGLTIVMVLHDINQAIRYSDHIILMKEGQIIAEGAPRDVITKEVIKEVYGVEAIFNEDEQLGLYMVPLGI, from the coding sequence ATGGAAATGCACGACATTATCGTCTCTCATGATAATACACGTAATCATTTAGATGGTGTCTCAACGAGAATACGAAAGGGCAAAATCACAACGATAATTGGTCCGAATGGCTGTGGAAAATCGACATTATTAAGTGTGATGTCTCGAAATAATATGCCGAAATCAGGTAATGTTTCTTTGGAAAACAAAGACTTAGTTCATTATAAGCAAAAAGAGTTTGCTAAAAAGCTAGCAATTGTTTATCAACAAAATGAAGTGCCAAAAGATTTAACGATTGAAAAGTTAGTAAGTTTTGGGCGTCTTCCGCATAATACAATGTTAAAACGTAATCATGAGGAAGATGAAAAAGCGATTGATTGGGCATTAGCATGTACAAACTTATTAGAAAAGCGAAAAAATGATTTAGAAGCGCTATCAGGCGGTGAACGACAACGAGTATGGATAGCGATGGCATTAGCACAGCAATCTGAAATTTTATGCTTAGACGAGCCGACTACGTACTTAGATATTTATTATCAAATGGAGTTATTGGAACTTGTAAAATCTTTGAATGAAGAACATGGCTTAACAATTGTTATGGTACTCCATGATATTAACCAAGCCATTCGTTACAGTGATCATATTATTTTGATGAAAGAAGGACAAATAATAGCTGAGGGCGCGCCACGTGACGTCATCACAAAGGAAGTTATTAAAGAAGTATATGGTGTTGAAGCAATCTTCAATGAAGATGAACAGCTCGGTCTTTATATGGTGCCTCTTGGTATTTAA
- a CDS encoding FecCD family ABC transporter permease, which yields MTKKIISFAMVILLLLVSMVYSATTGSIKMGFFEFIGALFEEGNSQMEAIRDLRFPRILVALFAGAALSVSGVLLQSVMRNPLADAGVIGISSGAAFVQLFIIAFFPALFFMTPILAFIGGAFACALVFALSWKSGLSPLKLILVGIAINAMFTGLTEAFLSLGGSLNTSASSVVGSNLTMRTWKDVSTIATYGTIGLVAAFALYSWCNLLVLQDKTAKSLGFNVARARLIIAAVAVLLSAVSVVVAGVISFVGLLVPHIARRLVGHDHRVLIPFTALAGALLILVADTIGRTVVAPIEIPASTIMAIIGGPFLIFLLRKE from the coding sequence ATGACTAAAAAAATAATAAGTTTTGCGATGGTAATATTGTTGTTGCTTGTTTCGATGGTTTACTCAGCAACGACAGGTAGTATTAAAATGGGCTTTTTTGAATTTATAGGGGCGTTGTTTGAAGAAGGGAATAGCCAGATGGAGGCAATACGTGATTTGCGATTTCCTCGTATTCTAGTCGCATTATTTGCTGGGGCTGCGCTTTCTGTTTCAGGCGTATTATTGCAATCAGTAATGCGTAATCCGCTAGCAGACGCGGGTGTGATTGGTATTTCATCAGGTGCAGCATTTGTACAATTATTTATTATTGCATTTTTTCCAGCATTATTTTTCATGACGCCGATATTGGCGTTTATAGGTGGGGCATTTGCTTGTGCGCTAGTGTTTGCCTTGTCTTGGAAATCGGGATTAAGTCCCCTAAAATTAATTTTAGTAGGGATTGCGATTAATGCGATGTTTACTGGTCTAACGGAAGCATTTTTAAGTTTGGGTGGCTCATTAAATACATCTGCTTCTAGTGTCGTCGGATCAAATTTAACGATGCGTACATGGAAAGATGTTTCGACCATTGCAACGTATGGAACGATAGGCTTGGTTGCAGCATTTGCGTTATATAGCTGGTGTAATCTTCTCGTTCTACAAGATAAAACGGCAAAGAGTCTTGGCTTTAACGTAGCACGTGCTCGTTTAATTATTGCAGCTGTTGCTGTATTATTATCAGCCGTGTCAGTTGTTGTAGCTGGCGTTATTTCATTTGTCGGCTTATTAGTCCCACATATTGCCCGACGTTTAGTTGGACACGATCATCGAGTACTAATACCGTTTACGGCATTAGCAGGAGCCTTATTAATTTTAGTTGCAGATACAATTGGTCGAACGGTCGTTGCACCAATTGAAATCCCTGCTTCAACTATTATGGCAATCATCGGTGGTCCGTTCTTAATATTCCTTTTACGAAAAGAGTGA
- the isdE gene encoding heme ABC transporter substrate-binding protein IsdE: MCKKQNNWLALIALMTVFLIAGCSGGSDQAKNEASTNKEEVTVTANTPSENRIIAGTVVIADILDKLELDAIAVPETEKELAKRFEGLPTIGNAMEPDMEIVKSLTPTDVLSVSTLQYDLEDKFEQLKIPVNFLNFQSVDAMLAEIKTLGERYDRKAQAEELLTGLQKNIDAIQTVAANKEGPRVLILLGIPGSYLVATENSYAGDLVKRAGGINVMEGQEAEYLSSNTEYLHNSNPDIILRLSHGMPDEVVKMFDEEFKTNDIWKHFDAVNNGKVYDLEEELFGTTASLQAPQALGQLMEIFYR; this comes from the coding sequence ATGTGCAAAAAACAAAATAACTGGTTGGCTTTGATAGCGCTTATGACCGTATTTCTAATTGCTGGTTGTAGCGGTGGGAGCGATCAAGCAAAGAATGAAGCATCTACTAACAAAGAGGAAGTTACAGTAACAGCAAATACACCAAGTGAAAATCGGATTATTGCAGGTACAGTTGTTATAGCTGATATTTTAGATAAGCTAGAGCTTGATGCTATCGCAGTACCGGAAACTGAAAAAGAGTTAGCGAAACGCTTTGAAGGTTTACCTACAATAGGGAATGCTATGGAGCCTGATATGGAAATTGTTAAATCATTAACTCCTACGGATGTATTATCAGTGTCAACATTACAATACGATTTAGAAGATAAATTCGAACAATTAAAAATACCTGTGAATTTTTTAAATTTCCAAAGTGTTGATGCGATGTTAGCTGAAATTAAAACGTTAGGTGAGCGTTATGATCGTAAGGCTCAAGCCGAAGAATTATTAACGGGGCTACAGAAAAACATTGATGCCATACAAACTGTTGCTGCTAATAAAGAAGGACCTCGTGTTTTAATTTTACTTGGTATTCCAGGCAGTTACTTAGTAGCAACTGAAAATTCTTACGCTGGGGATCTTGTCAAACGTGCTGGAGGAATTAATGTGATGGAGGGGCAAGAAGCAGAGTACTTATCATCAAATACGGAGTACTTGCATAATAGCAATCCTGATATTATTTTACGTCTATCACACGGCATGCCCGATGAGGTTGTCAAAATGTTTGATGAAGAATTTAAAACAAATGATATTTGGAAGCACTTTGACGCAGTGAACAATGGTAAAGTGTATGATTTGGAAGAAGAATTATTTGGTACTACAGCTTCTTTACAAGCGCCACAGGCTTTAGGACAGTTGATGGAAATTTTTTATCGCTAA
- a CDS encoding NEAT domain-containing protein produces MKTYNRKGVFLLALISAIILVFIPQLPLHAQAEVDRSLGNGSYQVELSFSSLDGIEQNRFFNEEATLNVKNGKYTLSMTINHPYILQEVHIEQTEKTFSSILKWTENLVQFDVKDLKEPIMIKGLLASESEEDSFQFAQELRIILKAPIEENEQGTIIEETTPEKEWSIDYILYVDGKKEQSIMNTYVNPVAKMIKKDGKYYAQMTILKSAWVTGLTVDQRGQQAEPTLVSDVENERIVEFEVVDLERPLRMWVQVDIPEIAYHHQYFVDLQFDEQQVANILEKPIETEPPKQDINVKPPVVNSDKIEKPLEKKTEEPITKSNSISLPKVQPPFTALVEEQLAFDRTLDANAEEVVEEEPTVTEEEKQPNIEQAENKTNIDQQLAQLDKVKIVLLVLICILSGWLLVRRFKNSKNN; encoded by the coding sequence ATGAAAACATACAATAGAAAAGGAGTCTTTTTATTAGCTCTTATTAGCGCTATTATCTTGGTGTTTATCCCTCAATTGCCGTTACATGCACAAGCTGAAGTAGATAGGTCATTAGGAAATGGGAGCTATCAAGTTGAACTAAGTTTTTCATCCCTTGATGGAATAGAACAAAACAGATTTTTCAATGAAGAAGCAACACTCAACGTAAAGAATGGCAAATATACATTGTCTATGACAATTAATCATCCATATATTTTACAAGAGGTACATATTGAACAGACGGAAAAAACGTTTTCATCTATTTTGAAGTGGACTGAAAATTTAGTTCAGTTTGATGTAAAAGATTTAAAAGAGCCTATTATGATTAAAGGTCTTTTGGCTTCTGAGTCAGAAGAGGATAGTTTTCAATTTGCACAGGAACTTCGCATCATATTAAAAGCACCCATAGAAGAAAATGAACAAGGTACTATAATAGAAGAAACTACACCTGAAAAAGAATGGTCGATTGATTACATATTGTACGTTGATGGAAAAAAAGAGCAATCAATTATGAATACATATGTCAATCCAGTGGCCAAGATGATAAAAAAAGACGGCAAATACTATGCTCAGATGACCATTTTAAAATCTGCTTGGGTAACGGGGTTAACAGTAGATCAACGAGGGCAACAGGCAGAACCAACGCTTGTATCCGATGTGGAAAATGAGAGAATTGTCGAATTTGAAGTAGTTGATTTAGAAAGACCACTGCGCATGTGGGTACAGGTAGATATACCGGAGATTGCTTATCATCATCAATATTTTGTTGATTTACAATTTGATGAACAACAAGTGGCGAATATTTTAGAAAAGCCTATAGAAACGGAGCCTCCTAAGCAAGACATAAACGTGAAGCCTCCTGTCGTCAATAGTGACAAAATAGAGAAGCCATTAGAGAAAAAAACAGAGGAACCTATAACAAAATCCAACAGCATTTCATTGCCAAAAGTTCAACCTCCTTTCACAGCATTAGTGGAAGAACAGTTAGCTTTTGACCGTACACTTGATGCAAATGCTGAAGAAGTAGTAGAAGAAGAACCTACTGTAACTGAAGAAGAAAAGCAACCAAACATTGAGCAGGCTGAAAACAAAACGAATATAGATCAGCAACTTGCCCAGTTAGATAAAGTGAAAATTGTATTGTTAGTGCTGATTTGTATTTTATCGGGCTGGTTACTCGTTCGTCGCTTTAAAAATTCTAAAAATAACTAG
- a CDS encoding NEAT domain-containing protein has product MTKKRQSRATKIVLASLLAASLSVPTFASAKVADTTTTTISTDVKVEATAETKEGTVVKFQTFKPGTEQAGYMDKYFAGTGLLVEKDGTYTVKLTIPAQFAAMIPGFQVKQGDKYVDATIEKQQDGSSIVSFPVDPKVKTAAKVHVVVSQANMDTWYDFDFQPVATDEVAEPTEEVKEEQPVKEEPVVTDDEEDVALYEGTVTVYKDGTKEESIMKNYISSTVVVGEADGTYVVGMVFPKGQYVQSFKVDGKDAVLEEEDKETNERIYTFEVKDLKALTNAQIHIIVDEPAAGVKYDSVHTVQFSFNVDLDKPVTDTEETPIVNPFKDIDNNENKEAILNLLAYDIIVAQDKFNPNNNLTRAQFALMIARTLELEPTEVAGFQDIKGIEAEKAINALAEYGIVESREKFNPNGILTRQQGALMIYRAIQAVTEGDLNVEISLPYADVATIANDEAKEAFSLLNKEGIMTGSVAKDGKTYINANKPLTRGQMAKILNNSLQFFYEFEE; this is encoded by the coding sequence ATGACTAAAAAACGTCAATCTCGCGCAACAAAAATCGTACTCGCTTCATTATTAGCAGCATCACTTTCAGTTCCAACATTTGCATCAGCAAAGGTGGCTGATACAACAACGACAACTATATCTACAGACGTAAAAGTGGAAGCTACAGCTGAAACAAAAGAAGGGACAGTTGTAAAGTTCCAAACGTTTAAACCTGGTACAGAACAAGCAGGATACATGGATAAATATTTTGCTGGAACAGGCTTACTTGTTGAAAAAGATGGTACATACACAGTGAAACTAACGATCCCAGCTCAATTCGCTGCAATGATTCCTGGTTTCCAAGTAAAACAAGGCGATAAATATGTTGATGCGACAATTGAAAAGCAACAAGATGGTTCAAGCATCGTGTCATTCCCAGTAGATCCAAAGGTGAAAACAGCAGCAAAAGTACATGTAGTTGTTTCACAAGCTAACATGGATACATGGTATGACTTTGATTTCCAACCAGTTGCTACAGATGAAGTAGCAGAACCGACTGAGGAAGTAAAAGAAGAGCAACCTGTAAAAGAGGAACCAGTTGTTACTGACGATGAAGAAGATGTAGCGCTGTATGAAGGTACAGTAACTGTTTATAAAGATGGAACTAAAGAAGAATCCATCATGAAAAATTATATTAGTTCTACTGTAGTTGTTGGTGAAGCAGATGGCACATATGTTGTAGGTATGGTATTCCCTAAAGGTCAATATGTTCAATCATTTAAAGTAGACGGTAAAGACGCTGTATTAGAAGAAGAAGATAAAGAAACAAATGAACGTATTTATACTTTTGAAGTGAAAGATTTAAAAGCACTAACAAATGCACAGATTCATATTATCGTAGATGAGCCTGCAGCAGGAGTTAAATATGATTCAGTTCATACAGTTCAATTTAGCTTTAATGTAGACTTAGACAAACCAGTAACAGATACTGAAGAAACACCAATTGTTAACCCGTTTAAAGATATTGATAACAACGAAAATAAAGAAGCAATCTTAAATTTACTTGCTTATGATATTATTGTTGCGCAAGATAAATTCAATCCAAATAACAATTTAACACGTGCTCAATTTGCATTAATGATTGCACGTACTTTAGAGTTAGAACCTACTGAAGTTGCTGGTTTCCAAGATATTAAAGGCATCGAAGCAGAAAAAGCAATTAACGCTCTTGCTGAATATGGTATCGTAGAATCACGTGAAAAATTCAATCCAAATGGCATTTTAACACGTCAACAAGGTGCATTAATGATTTACCGTGCAATCCAAGCTGTCACTGAAGGCGACTTAAATGTTGAAATTTCATTACCTTATGCTGATGTAGCGACAATTGCGAATGATGAAGCGAAAGAAGCATTCTCATTACTTAACAAAGAAGGCATTATGACAGGTTCTGTTGCTAAAGATGGTAAAACATACATCAATGCAAACAAACCATTAACACGTGGTCAAATGGCGAAAATTTTAAATAACTCTTTACAATTTTTCTATGAGTTTGAAGAATAA
- the isdC gene encoding heme uptake protein IsdC codes for MKKIMMLVMLVSMVIFNLALPHASAQMADGTYSVKYQVNKPDSSSASIANDYFVKPAKVTVKDGTATVQITLKNSAWITKFQPPGGATVVSEDKAADTRVVQFTVKDLSKPVVTSMKIDIDDINYHHEYSVSLVFDAAVSGSSAATTTATNNTKTSTASESQVSNPQTSDAMPYLLLVAFAGSAFLLYRTKYKTKMEGQ; via the coding sequence ATGAAGAAAATAATGATGTTGGTCATGCTAGTTAGTATGGTTATTTTTAATTTAGCGTTACCACATGCATCTGCTCAAATGGCTGATGGCACATATTCTGTAAAATATCAGGTCAATAAACCGGATAGCAGCTCTGCGTCTATTGCGAATGATTATTTCGTAAAGCCAGCTAAGGTGACAGTAAAAGATGGTACAGCTACTGTGCAAATTACATTAAAGAATAGTGCTTGGATTACTAAATTCCAACCGCCAGGGGGAGCAACAGTTGTTAGCGAAGATAAAGCAGCTGATACACGTGTTGTACAATTCACTGTAAAAGACTTATCAAAACCAGTTGTAACATCTATGAAAATTGATATCGATGATATTAATTATCACCATGAATATAGCGTTTCACTAGTATTTGATGCAGCAGTATCAGGAAGTTCAGCAGCAACAACAACAGCAACAAATAATACGAAAACGTCAACAGCATCTGAAAGTCAAGTGTCTAATCCACAAACAAGCGATGCGATGCCTTATTTGTTATTAGTTGCATTTGCAGGATCAGCATTTTTACTTTATAGAACTAAATACAAAACAAAAATGGAGGGTCAATAA
- a CDS encoding manganese efflux pump, whose translation MHWITIILIGIAANLDNLGIGLAYGVKRVKIPIISNAVIAIISMIVTYVAVTAGSTVVEYISPHTANLLGSLLLCAIGVYTLFSNRLSKNGIAKNPEVFDEDKNHIISIREAMTLGFVLSANCFAGGIAIGANGISAIWTVISIGTFSFITVGVGIHFGALLSKTYIGVYSTAISGWLLILIGVFEVFAK comes from the coding sequence ATGCATTGGATAACCATCATTTTGATTGGTATAGCTGCCAATTTAGATAATCTAGGGATTGGCCTTGCCTATGGGGTTAAGCGAGTAAAGATACCGATTATATCGAACGCAGTCATTGCTATCATTTCAATGATTGTCACTTACGTGGCAGTGACGGCTGGTAGTACAGTAGTAGAGTATATTTCTCCACACACGGCCAATCTTTTAGGAAGTCTTTTGCTGTGTGCTATTGGGGTATATACATTATTCTCTAATCGTCTTTCCAAAAATGGCATCGCGAAAAATCCTGAAGTGTTTGATGAAGATAAAAATCATATTATTTCAATTAGAGAGGCAATGACACTTGGATTTGTTTTATCAGCGAACTGTTTTGCAGGCGGAATCGCTATTGGAGCAAACGGTATTTCAGCTATATGGACGGTCATCTCGATTGGAACCTTTTCTTTTATAACTGTGGGAGTGGGAATTCATTTTGGTGCCCTTCTTTCAAAAACATATATTGGCGTGTACTCCACAGCAATTTCAGGATGGTTACTAATCTTAATTGGGGTGTTTGAAGTTTTTGCTAAATAA
- a CDS encoding iron ABC transporter ATP-binding protein: MIKIDNVKKFYTDKVKIGPLDIEIPKAGFTSLIGPNGAGKSTTLLMIGRLLEMEEGQIQVAKMDISETKSKDLAKILTILRQENHFVTRLTIRQLVGFGRFPYSKGRLTKEDEVIISKYIDFLDLTDLENRYLDELSGGQRQRAYVAMVLCQETEYVLLDEPLNNLDVARSVQMMEHLRRAANEFGRTILTVMHDINFAAKYSDSICAMKDGQIAAFGTVEEVMDSKILTDIFETKIEIIEGPYGPIAVY, from the coding sequence ATGATAAAAATTGATAATGTTAAAAAGTTCTATACTGATAAGGTGAAAATAGGACCTTTGGATATTGAAATACCAAAAGCAGGATTTACTTCTTTAATTGGACCAAATGGTGCTGGAAAGTCTACGACACTTTTAATGATTGGAAGACTCTTAGAGATGGAAGAAGGTCAAATCCAAGTGGCGAAAATGGATATTTCTGAAACCAAATCAAAAGACTTAGCAAAAATTTTGACTATATTACGGCAAGAAAATCATTTTGTAACTAGGCTTACTATTAGACAACTAGTTGGGTTTGGACGCTTTCCTTATTCAAAGGGGAGATTGACTAAAGAGGATGAGGTTATTATATCTAAATATATCGATTTTTTAGACTTAACGGATTTAGAGAATAGATATTTAGATGAGCTTTCTGGAGGTCAAAGACAAAGGGCATATGTAGCAATGGTTTTATGCCAAGAGACTGAATATGTACTTTTGGACGAGCCTCTGAACAACCTTGATGTTGCTCGTTCTGTTCAAATGATGGAGCATTTGAGACGTGCTGCTAATGAATTTGGAAGAACAATTCTGACTGTTATGCATGATATAAATTTTGCAGCCAAATATTCTGATAGTATTTGTGCTATGAAAGATGGACAAATTGCCGCTTTTGGAACAGTAGAAGAGGTTATGGACTCGAAAATTTTGACTGATATTTTTGAAACAAAAATAGAAATAATTGAAGGTCCTTATGGGCCAATCGCTGTTTATTAG